ATCGCCTGCTGGTGGCTGATAGCCTCAATATCCCTAAACGCACTCTCGACCACAAATGCCAGAAGCTGGAGGTAAATTGATGTTTCTGACGATGGCACCTCTATTGTTGGCAACGGCCGCGACACCCGATCCCGCCTGGCAGTCATTATGGGAACAGTGCCGCAATGAGACGTCTTCAGAGCTCCGGCTGGCCTGTTATGACGCGCTGGGGCGGGAAGCGGAACGCAACGGCACGCTGTCCCCGCAGCGTGATAACGCCGCGACGGGCGGAACGTTTCAACTGGGACGTGAAGCAGACAGCGGCGATATGACGCTCACCCGCGTGCTGGCCGATGGCAATACGCTGGTGATTAGCTGCGCCAGCAATATTACACACTTGCGCTTAACGCTCAGTGAACCCTGGGCAGGTGAGTCCGTCACATCGCAACTGGATGGCGTGACGGTGTCCGACAGCTGGTTTGTCCGCAACCGTGGGCTGCTGCTGGAATCGGGACGCGGCCTGCCGGCGATTGATGCGTTAAAGCGTTGGATTGGGCATCGCGAACTGGTGCTTAACGGCGCGGACGGTCATGCGCTGCGTATCGAACTCGCCGGGCTGGGCGAAGCGCTCGCGCCACTGCGTCAGCAGTGTCACTGGTAAAGGAGGCGTTCATGCATGCACATCCCTGGTGTAAACGCCTGCAAACCTCGTTGCCGGATGAGAAATTGCGCGCGGCGGTATTGGCTGACGATCCGCTCTGGGAAAAGGTCGAAACAGAGCTGGTCAAGCTGGGGTCGCTGGCGCATAACCAGGTCGATCTTAACGTGGTGGCAGGGTATTGCCTGACCTTGCTGGAAAGCAAAACCAAAGATATGCGGGTACTGGTGCAGCTATTGCGCTGCTTACAGCACCCAGCCAAAGCGACACCGTTTTCTACTGCCCTGATGCTGCTGGACAGCTGGCTGGAGAGTTACTGGGTGCCTGCCTGGCCTGCCAGTCCGGTTCAGAAACAGAAGTTAATGATCCAGATTGTTCGGCGTTTTGAGAGTGCGCTGCCCCGCATTGCAGAAAGTGCCTCCAGCGCAGAGCTGGAGCAATTACAGCAGTTAACGGAACAGGTGGCGACCCGCTGGGGCGAACTGGCCAGTGACAAAGCGGTGCTGATGGATGAGCTGGTGCAGGGCGTTAAGCGTGCCAGACAGCGACAGCAGGCGCAGGAACAGGCGAATCAGACGGCGAAGCCAGCACCGGCAGCCAGCAGTAGTGGAAGCGCGGGCGGAAGTGAAACCAGCACGAGCGCGGCCTCGACGCCCGTCAGCTCGGTGGAGATTAATTCATCCGATGAACGCGGCTGGCGGCAAACCCAACTGAACGTCGCGGCGCTGCTGGTTGAGCGTCATCCCGCTTCACCGATGGGTTACCGTCTGCGACGCCACGCTATCTGGTCCGGCATTGCCACACCGCCGATGTCGTCCAAGGGGAATAAAACCCAACTGGCACCCGTCTCGTCAGACCGCGTGGATGAATACCAAAGTGCGCTGGCTCAGGCCGATTTGGCGCTGTGGGAACGCATAGAACAAAGTCTGGTGCTGGCACCTTACTGGTTTGATGGCCATATGTTGTCGGCCTCGGTGGCCTCACGTCTGGGGCATGCTTCCGTCGCGACGGCGATTGCCGAGGAGCTGTCTGCGTTTATTCAGCGTGTGCCGGAGCTGCGTGAACTGGCGTTCAGCGATGGCACACCTTTTTTGACCGGGAAATGTAGCCAGTGGTTGCAGTCCAGCCAGCCGGTTCGCGGCGGCGGGGCGCGGCAGGACGATCTGGCGACGGAGGCGGCGGCCTGTCGAGATGAGAAAGGCATTGGGGCGGCGATGCAGCTATTGGATGAACGCATGCGTCGCCTGAAAGAGCCGCGCGACCGCTTTTATGCCGAGTTGGTTCTGGCGGATTTACTCGCCGAAGAAGGGATGAAATCACTGGCAGCACAGCACTATCAGCACATGTGGCAGGAAAGCCAACAATTGGGCCTGATGCAATGGGAACCGGGACTGGTTAGCCGCGTGGAGCGGTTGGCGGCATCCCGCAAAAAATAAGACATTCGGAGTGAATGGTCACTTATGTTTAAAACAATCATAACCTTTCTACGCAAGCAGTTGCCTAAACTGAAACCCTCTTGGCTGCTTTTAGGCGTGCTGCTGTGGGTTGTCGTGTTGGTTCTGGCCTGGTGGCTGGGGCCGCGTTTGACGGTGGGCGAGTCCCGTCCGTTGCAGGGAATCTGGGGCCGCGTGGTGTTCACGCTGGTTTGGCTATGGCTGGCGTTCTCCTACAGTGCCTGGATGGTCTGGCGTCGTGTGCAGCAGATGCGTGCGGAGCGTCATGAACAGCAGGTGATTGAGCAGGATCCCTTGCAGGTGTATGTCGACAGCCAGCAGACGTTTCTCGATCGCTGGCTGGAAGCGTTTCAGACCCAGTTGGGTAAAAGGGCGCTGTATGCGATGCCGTGGTATCTGACGATTGGTCTGGCTGGCAGCGGGAAAAGTAGCCTGATCCATCGCGCTAATCCGGCAAACAAAATGAATCCGAAGCTGGATGCGGAGCTGCGAGACGTGGCGGCAGGCCAGCAGGTGAGCAGTTGGGTTGGTGAATCCGCGGTGATTTGGGACCCCAGCGGACAGCTACTTGCCCAGCCTGAACTGGAGGGCGATTCGCTCGGGCAGCGTCATGCTCGACTGTGGCAGCACCTGTTACAGTGGCTCAGCGAAAACCGCCGCCGCCAGCCGCTCAACGGTCTGGTGCTTACGCTGGATATCTCCTGGCTGGCACAGGCTGGGGTCGCCGATCGCAAAGCCTACGCGCAGGTCATGCGCGCCCGCTTGCAGGAAATTTCCGTCAACATTAATACGCGCTTACCGGTGTATATCGCACTGACCCGGTTGGATATGCTGAGCGGCTTCGATAAGGTCTATCGCCAGTTAAACCGCGAAGCGCGTCAGGCCGTATTAGGGGTGACGTTTACGCCGCAGGCAAGCAACAGCAAAGGCTGGCTAGAAGAGCTGGAGCGCTTCTGGGACGAGTGGGTCACGCACCTGAATGACAACCTGCCGGACATGCTGCTGACGCAATCCGACAGAAGCGTGCGCAATTCGCTGTTCTCGTTCGTTCGCCAACTGGCCGGCGTGAAAGATTACGTGATGGACGTGTTGACGGAAACGTTAGCGGCGGGCGAGGATCGCGCGTTCCTGATTCGCGGTGTCTACGTCAGCTCTGTCTACCAACAAGGGGTGCCGTTCGATGCCTTTGCGCAATCGGCTTCCCGACGTTACCAACTGCCCGAACCGATTAACCCTGCGCTGCGCGGTGAATCGAATACGTTCTTTGTACAGCGCCTTTTCCCTGACGTCATTTTCCCTGAGGCCAGTCTGGCGGGCGAAAACCGGCTGCATAGCCTCTATCGCCGACGTCGGCTGAGTATCGGCGTGGGCTGCATGCTGCTCGCCAGTCTGGCGCTGATTGGTAGCTGGCACCATTTCTACCGGGTCAATGAAGAAGCCGGACGTAACGTCCTGACGAAAGCGCAGGCCTTTATCGGCACCAATGAGCTGGAAGGCCAGCAGGGCTACGGCTATCAACAACTGCCGCGTCTGAATTTGATTCGCGATGCGACCTTATCCTTTGGTAATTACCATGAGCGCACGCCGCTGCTGGCCGATCTTGGCCTGTATCAGGGCGCCAAGATTGGGCCTCATGTTGAAGGCACCTATCTGCAAATGCTGAATCAGCGCTTTCTCCCTGCGGTGATGCAAGGGCTGCTGGAAGATCTGAATCAGGCACCGGCCAATAGTGAGCAAAAGCTGACGATTCTGCGCGTGATGCGGATGCTGGATGATGCGTCAGGGCGCAATAAATCGCTGGTCGAACAGTTTATGGCGCAGCGTTGGCAGAAGGCATTTCCCGGACAGGGCAACGTGCAGGAACAGCTGATGCAGCATCTGGATTACGCCCTTGAGCACACTGATTGGCACAAGGCGCGTGAGCAAAAAGATGCGGTAGCGATCAGCACTTTTGCACCCTTTAGTCAGCCGATTACGCTGGCCCAGCAGGAACTGAGCAAGCTGCCGATGTATCAGCGCGTTTATCAGAGTCTGGTGATGAAGGCGACGCAGGTGCTGCCGCCGGATTTAGCGATTCGTGATGAAGTCGGCCCGACGTTTGATCCGGTGTTTTCCCTGCGCAATGACAAAGCGGGAAGCGTGCCTCGACTGCTGACGTATCCCGGCTTTAGCGACTATTACCTCAAGCAGGACAAAGCGCTGTTAGAGCTGACAGCGCTGGATGCCTGGGTGCTGGGACAGCGTGAACGTGCACAGTTCAGCGAGGCCGATCGGCGGGAAATTCTGCGTCAGGTGAATGACCGCTACATTACGGATTACATCAACCAGTGGCAGAAAGTGCTGGCGAATATTGATGTGCAGACGCTCGATACGCCGGAGCAGGCGCTCGATATTCTCACGGATATTACCGGCAACGATCAGCCCTTCCAGCGCGTGCTGACCACGGTGAGTGATAACACCCGTATCCGCAAGCTGGCCGATGATGATAACGACACGGCGCAGAGCATTAACACGCGTACGGGTCGTCCGTTTATGACCATCAATGCGGCGCTGAGCGGGCGCGGTGAGCAGGGACCGCTGGTGCAAGAGGTCAATCAGAAGCTGACCGATCTCTACCACTATCTCGATCAGATCGTCAACGCGACCGATCCGGGGCAGGCAGCGTTGAAAGCGGTGCAGGCGCGGCAGGGAAATAAATTTGCCGATCCGGTATTCGCCTTACAGCAATACGCCCGCAGCCTGCCCGCGCCGTTGGATCGCTGGGTAGGACAATTAGCTGGAGAAAGCGCGAGTCTGGTGACTGGGTTGGCGATGTCGTCGCTGAATCAGGAATGGCTGGATAAGGTTGTCATGCCATTCAATGAGAAGCTGGCAGATCGTTATCCCTTCGACCCGTCATCGAACAAGGATGTGCCGCTATCGGAAATGGAAATGTTCTTCATGACTGGCGGGACGCTGGACAGCTTCTATCAAACCAACCTCAAGGCGATGATGGAGAGCGGCATGCTGGAAGAAGGCATGGCATCGCCTTTGCAGGCAGAGCTGGTGAAACAGCTTGAACGCGCGACCCGCATCCGCCAGACCCTGTTTAATGCACAGGGCAGCCTGGAAGTGCATTTCGTGCTGGAGCCGCTGGAACTGACGGCGAACAAGCGCCGCAGCGTGCTGAATCTGGACGGACAGTTGCTGGAATACAGCCACGGTCGTCGCCAGAAAACGCCGCTGGTATGGCCAAACAGTATGCGTGACGGTGCCGAAAGCAAGCTGACGCTGGTGCCGGACGATCGTGAACGTTCGCCGCGCAGCCTGAGCTTTAGCGGGCCGTGGGCGATGTTCCGGTTAGTCAATAGCGATCAGTTAACGCAGGTGAATGAGAACACCTTTGACGTACGCTTCTCGCTGGAGAACGGGGCGATGACGTATCGCGTGTACACCGATGCCAGCCATAACCCGTTTGCCGGTGGTCTGTTCAGCCAGTTCACGCTGCCTGACTCGCTTTATTAATTAACTCTCGGGAGCCTGCTTAGGCTCCCTATTGCTGGATGATGTGATATGCAAGATGCACAACAGGCCCTGAAAGTGGGCCGCGATCCACGGATGCTGCCGGAGTTTGACGCACTTCGGGCGGAAATTAACAAGTTGAGTCACGCGTCTCGCCCTGATGTGGATTGGATGCTGGTGCACGATATGGCCACCACTATCTTTGAAAAGCAGGGCGTGGATCTCCAGACCGCGATCTACTTTACGCTGGCGCGTTCACGACTGGGGGGATTGACCGGCTTCACGGAAAGCTGTGAGTTTCTGGCGAATTTGATCGTGACGCAGTGGGATAACTTCTGGCCGCCGGTGCATCAGGAACGAGCGCGTATCGAGATGCTGGACTGGTTTATTGCTCGTATCAGCGAAGTGGTGCGGCAGTATGCCATTAGCCATGAACACAAGCGGCTGGTTTATCGTTGCGAACGCGCGCTGCAATTGATGAGTGAAAAGCTGCACAACTCGGGGTTGAGCCGCATTCCTCGCGTCGAGAATCTGCTGCACTTCGTTGAAGGCTATACCCATTTGTTTGATGAAACCGAAATTGTCATTGTGTCGGACGATCAGGAACTGAAAAAGCAGGATATGCAGATTCCGCCCATGGTGTTCTTTCACTCTGACATGGAGCCCGGCGCGACGGTGCCAAGCAGTGGTTCATCAGGCTCGGGTCAGGCTGCTTTGCCTGCGGGTAGCATTCTCATCGGACGGGAGAAAGGGCAAATGAAACCGACGGTATTGAAAATTGAGGCGCATAAAAAGCAGAAGCCAGCGTGGTTCTGGTTTGTCTCCGGGCTGCTGACCTGTGCGTTGCCTGTTGCAGCGATGACAGGCTGGCAGTATTGGCAAGAACAGAAAGCCGATGCGCTGGCGTTACTGCAACAGCCAGCCTACGCGTTGCCCGCCGCCCCCGATCATAATGATATTCGCCGGGTACGTATTGCGCTGGGCGAGCAGAAATTGCAGG
This genomic interval from Pectobacterium aquaticum contains the following:
- the vasI gene encoding type VI secretion system-associated protein VasI, with translation MFLTMAPLLLATAATPDPAWQSLWEQCRNETSSELRLACYDALGREAERNGTLSPQRDNAATGGTFQLGREADSGDMTLTRVLADGNTLVISCASNITHLRLTLSEPWAGESVTSQLDGVTVSDSWFVRNRGLLLESGRGLPAIDALKRWIGHRELVLNGADGHALRIELAGLGEALAPLRQQCHW
- the tssA gene encoding type VI secretion system protein TssA, yielding MHAHPWCKRLQTSLPDEKLRAAVLADDPLWEKVETELVKLGSLAHNQVDLNVVAGYCLTLLESKTKDMRVLVQLLRCLQHPAKATPFSTALMLLDSWLESYWVPAWPASPVQKQKLMIQIVRRFESALPRIAESASSAELEQLQQLTEQVATRWGELASDKAVLMDELVQGVKRARQRQQAQEQANQTAKPAPAASSSGSAGGSETSTSAASTPVSSVEINSSDERGWRQTQLNVAALLVERHPASPMGYRLRRHAIWSGIATPPMSSKGNKTQLAPVSSDRVDEYQSALAQADLALWERIEQSLVLAPYWFDGHMLSASVASRLGHASVATAIAEELSAFIQRVPELRELAFSDGTPFLTGKCSQWLQSSQPVRGGGARQDDLATEAAACRDEKGIGAAMQLLDERMRRLKEPRDRFYAELVLADLLAEEGMKSLAAQHYQHMWQESQQLGLMQWEPGLVSRVERLAASRKK
- the tssM gene encoding type VI secretion system membrane subunit TssM, with product MFKTIITFLRKQLPKLKPSWLLLGVLLWVVVLVLAWWLGPRLTVGESRPLQGIWGRVVFTLVWLWLAFSYSAWMVWRRVQQMRAERHEQQVIEQDPLQVYVDSQQTFLDRWLEAFQTQLGKRALYAMPWYLTIGLAGSGKSSLIHRANPANKMNPKLDAELRDVAAGQQVSSWVGESAVIWDPSGQLLAQPELEGDSLGQRHARLWQHLLQWLSENRRRQPLNGLVLTLDISWLAQAGVADRKAYAQVMRARLQEISVNINTRLPVYIALTRLDMLSGFDKVYRQLNREARQAVLGVTFTPQASNSKGWLEELERFWDEWVTHLNDNLPDMLLTQSDRSVRNSLFSFVRQLAGVKDYVMDVLTETLAAGEDRAFLIRGVYVSSVYQQGVPFDAFAQSASRRYQLPEPINPALRGESNTFFVQRLFPDVIFPEASLAGENRLHSLYRRRRLSIGVGCMLLASLALIGSWHHFYRVNEEAGRNVLTKAQAFIGTNELEGQQGYGYQQLPRLNLIRDATLSFGNYHERTPLLADLGLYQGAKIGPHVEGTYLQMLNQRFLPAVMQGLLEDLNQAPANSEQKLTILRVMRMLDDASGRNKSLVEQFMAQRWQKAFPGQGNVQEQLMQHLDYALEHTDWHKAREQKDAVAISTFAPFSQPITLAQQELSKLPMYQRVYQSLVMKATQVLPPDLAIRDEVGPTFDPVFSLRNDKAGSVPRLLTYPGFSDYYLKQDKALLELTALDAWVLGQRERAQFSEADRREILRQVNDRYITDYINQWQKVLANIDVQTLDTPEQALDILTDITGNDQPFQRVLTTVSDNTRIRKLADDDNDTAQSINTRTGRPFMTINAALSGRGEQGPLVQEVNQKLTDLYHYLDQIVNATDPGQAALKAVQARQGNKFADPVFALQQYARSLPAPLDRWVGQLAGESASLVTGLAMSSLNQEWLDKVVMPFNEKLADRYPFDPSSNKDVPLSEMEMFFMTGGTLDSFYQTNLKAMMESGMLEEGMASPLQAELVKQLERATRIRQTLFNAQGSLEVHFVLEPLELTANKRRSVLNLDGQLLEYSHGRRQKTPLVWPNSMRDGAESKLTLVPDDRERSPRSLSFSGPWAMFRLVNSDQLTQVNENTFDVRFSLENGAMTYRVYTDASHNPFAGGLFSQFTLPDSLY
- a CDS encoding VasL domain-containing protein encodes the protein MQDAQQALKVGRDPRMLPEFDALRAEINKLSHASRPDVDWMLVHDMATTIFEKQGVDLQTAIYFTLARSRLGGLTGFTESCEFLANLIVTQWDNFWPPVHQERARIEMLDWFIARISEVVRQYAISHEHKRLVYRCERALQLMSEKLHNSGLSRIPRVENLLHFVEGYTHLFDETEIVIVSDDQELKKQDMQIPPMVFFHSDMEPGATVPSSGSSGSGQAALPAGSILIGREKGQMKPTVLKIEAHKKQKPAWFWFVSGLLTCALPVAAMTGWQYWQEQKADALALLQQPAYALPAAPDHNDIRRVRIALGEQKLQGMEGELINRYQAQLEQVKNASPFYLYQYGNGLKNVMQQLYPDSLAVKEMERQWQIALERQQGDEPKTRGYEQVQARVNDTLQQLLELEQQRRTVTISYLKSKLYDMQKDLISDVPFGIRLRELEARKTRSQSLTPAELRAMEDELRAFNVRLYRLQQSNSAS